In a genomic window of Brassica rapa cultivar Chiifu-401-42 chromosome A10, CAAS_Brap_v3.01, whole genome shotgun sequence:
- the LOC117128910 gene encoding uncharacterized protein LOC117128910, with the protein MCFFDIQRHRNLTVVKMDVAWWMEAAPPQIIFPEKPSTCPVLETILEERETEKDDHEHVKDDV; encoded by the coding sequence ATGTGTTTCTTTGATATTCAGCGCCATCGAAATTTGACGGTGGTGAAGATGGATGTGGCATGGTGGATGGAAGCGGCTCCTCCGCAGATAATTTTTCCGGAGAAGCCATCAACTTGTCCGGTTCTTGAGACCATTTTAGAAGAACGAGAGACCGAAaaagacgatcatgaacatgtTAAAGACGACGTTTAA